The Cyanobacteriota bacterium DNA segment AATTGAGTAGTCGAACAACTGGCTCAGAAATGGGCTGATGGTCACGTAGGAAAATTTGTCGATCGCAGTAGCTAGCACCGCCCCCCCGTGATGCAAAAAATGCTCTGGGTAGTCGGTGCCTCCACCAAAAAAACTGATACGGACTGGAGCACGGGAAATCAACATAGAGACTTACGTAACCTGTGAAAACGTTTGGTGTCAAGACATAGACTTCACAGCTTAAACCAGCCTTGGTTAGCTAAGTCATGAATGAATCTTTCCCGTTGAGGAAGAGACTCTGGTGTGCCAATGTCTAAGAAGGGAGCAGTAATAGTATGGATCCGTAACTTGACCGATCGCGCAATCAAGGCTGGAAAAATGTCGTATTCAAAACTAGCAGGCCGTATTTGGGGAAATTTCAGGAGCAATCCATGTTTTAGCAAATAAACACCAGCATTAATTAGACCAGCACCGGGGCACTTTTCCGTAAAGCCGACTAGATTCCCTTGAGGATCCTGGGCTAGACCGCCGTAACGGGAGCGATCGTCTACCTCTACGCCCAGAATGGCTCCATCCACAGTTGGATCCAGTAAACATGCCGATAAATCTGTCAACTGCGTGCAGACAAGCGAATCTCCATTGAGCACCAACCAAGCCGTCGGATGTTCAGGCATTTGTGCTACTGCGTTCAAAAACCCACCGGCTGTCCCCAACGGTTCTAGCTCTCGGCTACAGGTAATGTGAACACCAAGCACTGGTTGGGGAAGAAAATGGTCTTCAATCACATCGGCAAGATAGCCTACAGAGAGCACAACGCGCTGAATACCCTGATTTGCCAAGTAGCGCACGACCCATTCCAGAAATGGTTTGCCTGCTACAGGAGCCATAGGCTTGGGAATGCCAGGCAGCAGATGCTGCACTCGTGTGCCAAGGCCCCCTGCTAGGATGACAGCAATAATCTCACTCGCAGGCAGAGAAGCATTGGACATAGGGGCTAGACGTTAGAGTATAGAGAGTTACGGAGGATGGTGTAACCCTTAATTAGCTCACGAATCCCACGTTCTAGTGACCATTCGGGTTGAAAGCCCGTGCTCAAGATGCGCTGGTTAGAAACGATATAATCTCGCTTGTCAGGGTCTTCGCCGATCGGCGCTTCTAGATAAACAAAATTGGGGAGTTGCTTTTTGATTTCAGCGCAAAGTTCCAGCTTAGAAAGATTGGCATCCTCTAGGCCCACGTTGTACGGTTTGCCCTTCATGGTTTCAAAGTTTTGAATGCCGTGCAGAAAGACTCGCACCACATCCCGAATATGGATGTAATTACGTTTGAAATGTCCCTCGAAGATGATGACGGCTCGATCGTGAACGGCTCGATACACAAAGTCATTCACCAACAGATCCAACCGCATCCGGGGGGACATGCCAAAAACCGTCGCTAATCGAAAGGTGATGCTGTTGTCTCGACTCAGAACTGCCTCTTCTGCCTTGACCTTGGTGACACCGTAGAGGGAGATAGGGCGCAAGGGGGACTCCTCAGTGCAAAACTTGCCCGCTTCCCCAATGCCATAGCCACTGTTGGTCACGGGCATGAGGATGCGCTGCTCTGGGCTGGCGAGGCGACAGAGCATTTCGATCGCTTCTTGATTAATGCTCCGAGTCCCAATTTGATCGCGACTACAGAGAGGAGCACCCACAAGCGCTGCTAAGGGGATGATAATATCAGCCTTCGCCAAGAGGTTGCTCATCAGGGCTTCATCTCGACAGTCACCCCGAATCACCTGAAAGGTATCGTACTGGCAACAATCAGCTAAGCTCGTCTGGCGAAACATGAAGTTATCCAGCACGGTGACGCTATAGCCATGGGCAAGCAGGGCTGGAGTCAGCACTGAACCAATATATCCAGCACCTCCAGTAATCAAGACATGCATGAATAAATCCCAGCAATAAAAACGCTAGCCTTCATCGTACTGGAGCTTTGACACCGCAATCCAGACTAATATGCTCAGTTCCTAGTCAGACCTAGGTTGCTGGCATCCGC contains these protein-coding regions:
- a CDS encoding GHMP kinase encodes the protein MLISRAPVRISFFGGGTDYPEHFLHHGGAVLATAIDKFSYVTISPFLSQLFDYSI
- a CDS encoding nucleotidyltransferase family protein, whose translation is MSNASLPASEIIAVILAGGLGTRVQHLLPGIPKPMAPVAGKPFLEWVVRYLANQGIQRVVLSVGYLADVIEDHFLPQPVLGVHITCSRELEPLGTAGGFLNAVAQMPEHPTAWLVLNGDSLVCTQLTDLSACLLDPTVDGAILGVEVDDRSRYGGLAQDPQGNLVGFTEKCPGAGLINAGVYLLKHGLLLKFPQIRPASFEYDIFPALIARSVKLRIHTITAPFLDIGTPESLPQRERFIHDLANQGWFKL
- a CDS encoding NAD-dependent epimerase/dehydratase encodes the protein MHVLITGGAGYIGSVLTPALLAHGYSVTVLDNFMFRQTSLADCCQYDTFQVIRGDCRDEALMSNLLAKADIIIPLAALVGAPLCSRDQIGTRSINQEAIEMLCRLASPEQRILMPVTNSGYGIGEAGKFCTEESPLRPISLYGVTKVKAEEAVLSRDNSITFRLATVFGMSPRMRLDLLVNDFVYRAVHDRAVIIFEGHFKRNYIHIRDVVRVFLHGIQNFETMKGKPYNVGLEDANLSKLELCAEIKKQLPNFVYLEAPIGEDPDKRDYIVSNQRILSTGFQPEWSLERGIRELIKGYTILRNSLYSNV